In Alteribacter lacisalsi, a genomic segment contains:
- a CDS encoding acetoin utilization AcuB family protein has protein sequence MMLEQIMKTDVISVKASDKLSKAFSLMEEHKIRHLPVTDDNLLIIGMVSDRDLRDASPSVFNPSEAVFSEKEVASIMKRDVITALPTDFVEDAATVMVENQFSCLPIERDDRLIGIITDSDLLKTLVRLTGADLPTSRLEVQVPNVSGMLTKAASLISDQGVNIQSVLVYPASDPEKKTLVFRVQTMDTRKLVEKMEDNDFSVLWPELSPGMSV, from the coding sequence ATGATGTTAGAACAGATTATGAAAACAGATGTCATTTCCGTAAAGGCATCCGATAAACTCTCAAAGGCTTTTTCATTAATGGAGGAACATAAAATCCGTCACCTTCCTGTAACTGATGACAATTTGCTGATTATCGGAATGGTCTCTGACAGAGATTTAAGAGATGCCAGTCCTTCCGTTTTCAACCCTAGTGAAGCTGTTTTTTCTGAAAAGGAAGTGGCCTCTATTATGAAGCGGGATGTGATTACCGCGCTGCCCACTGATTTTGTCGAAGACGCAGCAACTGTTATGGTTGAAAATCAGTTCAGCTGTCTGCCGATTGAACGAGATGACCGGCTGATCGGGATTATTACCGACTCGGATCTGCTTAAAACTCTCGTTCGGCTTACCGGGGCAGATCTTCCTACTTCCCGTCTGGAAGTACAGGTGCCAAACGTATCGGGAATGCTCACTAAAGCGGCAAGCCTGATTAGTGACCAAGGTGTAAACATTCAGAGTGTGCTCGTATACCCTGCAAGTGACCCTGAAAAGAAAACGCTCGTTTTCCGCGTCCAGACAATGGACACACGGAAGCTTGTTGAAAAAATGGAAGACAATGATTTTTCAGTCCTCTGGCCGGAACTGAGTCCGGGGATGTCTGTATGA
- a CDS encoding GNAT family N-acetyltransferase — protein MKHKKTYHSLEINKGDKSILVEGPIKKEALESFKMDDGLVAFRPPDKQKEALLKVIDFPESRLIIARDGDKIVGYATFLYPDPMERWSEAELDNLLELGAIEISADYRGYSLAGSILKVAMKDDAMEDYIILTTEYYWHWDLRGTGLSIWQYRDVMEKVMSAGGLEPYATDDPEICSHPANCLMARIGSRVGHDSVLEFNRVRFKHKYML, from the coding sequence GTGAAACATAAAAAAACGTATCATTCCCTGGAAATCAATAAGGGTGACAAAAGCATCCTCGTAGAAGGCCCCATAAAAAAAGAAGCGCTTGAAAGCTTTAAAATGGACGACGGTCTGGTCGCTTTCAGGCCGCCGGACAAGCAGAAAGAAGCTCTGTTGAAAGTCATTGATTTTCCTGAAAGCAGGCTCATTATTGCCCGTGATGGTGATAAGATCGTCGGCTACGCGACATTTCTTTATCCAGATCCTATGGAGCGGTGGTCCGAGGCGGAACTGGACAATCTTCTTGAGCTTGGCGCTATCGAAATTTCAGCCGATTACAGAGGCTACAGTCTTGCCGGCAGTATCCTTAAAGTTGCCATGAAAGATGATGCCATGGAAGATTATATTATTCTTACTACCGAGTATTATTGGCACTGGGACCTGCGCGGCACCGGTCTGTCAATCTGGCAGTACCGGGATGTTATGGAGAAGGTGATGAGTGCCGGGGGGCTTGAGCCTTATGCTACTGATGATCCTGAGATTTGCTCCCACCCTGCGAACTGCCTGATGGCAAGAATCGGAAGCCGTGTCGGACACGACTCGGTCCTTGAGTTTAACCGGGTCCGTTTCAAACATAAATACATGCTGTAA
- a CDS encoding transglycosylase domain-containing protein yields the protein MSDNKFSFRDFFRRRETQSVFKGFRITSQVVWNLFLIFAVLGVMGVAFAGAAGAGYFASLVKDEPIRSYDELKESIYDYEQTSTMYFADGVPLGEVRADLERHPVDLDDISQHLIDAVIATEDEYFYEHDGIVPKALLRATYQEFASSNVQTGGSTLTQQLIKNQLLSSEVSFDRKAAEILLAMRLEQFFEKDEILEAYMNVVTFGRNANGRGIAGAEAAAQGLFGVEASELNIPQSAFIAGLPQSPYGYTPFLGSGELKENFDENHPGMRRMRTVLERMQRHGYITEEERQESLDFDLIDSFTERTEDSYEQYPHISDDVQRRVEDILYAQYLEEDGINISEIVDPVERTATRDEYRERAERTFRSGGLEIHTTLHKEIYDVHQEIVAEYEHFYRDRTVDVLDEDGDKVSEYDSMQETGATLIENETGRIISYVGGRNPEQSYNLASQGSMSIGSTMKSFTYGAMMEEGMLQPGFITLDAPYSYTAGDEEHTITNFDEERFDGLITIRHALQASLNTPAIREFSRTEFNQLKPYIMDLNMITEDIDLYQTFPLGYHNVSVENTTNAYATLARKGKHKDSYLIERIETSDGETIYEHETDETEVFSEQTSYLVIDMLRDVMEPGGTASGLPNRLDFSADLAGKTGTSNAARDAWYVGTSPNFSMGVWFGYRENLSLPYEENQYEDMGYSPRVQELWARLMNAVYEIEPDLVNESATFEQPGGIVRQEICGISGLLPSDLCREAGLVTTDLFNVDMVPTERDDSLERTQYVTIDGRNYKALSSTPSEFTRSGVSVNEEYFDLDDDLDISEYLPDDWDTLVPDRDAPDNGRTPGSMSGVSSSGSSVTWNSHPDDDIVGYRIYRSSSENGSYSRVSSVRANESLSYSGAAGFYRVTAVDAAGRESSQSSPVSAGGGGSPDDGDSEDSSDSGNDNGGSDDGNGSDDGDSDDSGNGNGNSNGDDDNDNGNGNGNGNGDDDDDNGNGNGNGNGDDDNGNGNDDDDNGNGNGNGNGDDDNGNGNGDDDDDNGNGNGNGDDDDDNGNGNGNGNGNGDDDDDNGNGNDGNGNGDSNDGNREDEEEE from the coding sequence ATGTCAGATAATAAATTTTCATTCCGGGATTTTTTCCGGCGCCGGGAAACCCAGTCGGTATTCAAGGGCTTCCGGATCACATCACAGGTAGTCTGGAACTTATTCTTAATTTTTGCTGTGCTTGGTGTTATGGGTGTAGCCTTTGCCGGAGCAGCCGGAGCCGGATACTTTGCTTCTCTTGTTAAGGACGAGCCGATTCGCTCCTATGATGAGTTGAAAGAAAGCATCTATGATTATGAACAGACATCTACTATGTATTTTGCGGACGGGGTGCCTCTTGGTGAGGTAAGAGCTGACCTTGAGCGCCATCCAGTGGATCTGGATGATATTTCACAGCACTTAATAGATGCTGTAATTGCAACAGAAGATGAATATTTTTATGAACATGATGGTATTGTACCGAAAGCCCTGCTTCGTGCTACATATCAGGAGTTTGCCAGTTCAAACGTTCAGACGGGAGGAAGTACGCTCACGCAGCAGCTTATTAAAAACCAGCTGCTTTCTAGTGAGGTGAGCTTTGACCGTAAAGCCGCCGAAATTCTTCTGGCCATGCGTCTGGAACAGTTTTTTGAAAAAGATGAGATTCTCGAGGCGTACATGAACGTAGTTACTTTCGGAAGGAATGCCAACGGCCGCGGGATTGCAGGTGCCGAGGCTGCTGCACAGGGCCTCTTCGGAGTTGAAGCCTCAGAACTTAACATTCCACAGTCTGCTTTTATAGCAGGACTCCCCCAGAGCCCTTACGGCTACACACCGTTTCTCGGGAGCGGAGAACTGAAGGAAAACTTTGATGAAAACCATCCGGGCATGAGACGGATGCGTACTGTTCTGGAACGTATGCAGCGTCACGGCTATATTACCGAAGAGGAACGTCAGGAATCACTGGACTTTGATCTGATCGACAGCTTCACTGAACGTACGGAAGACAGTTATGAACAGTATCCACATATCAGTGACGATGTCCAGCGCCGTGTAGAAGATATTCTCTATGCCCAGTACCTGGAAGAGGATGGAATAAACATTTCTGAAATTGTAGACCCGGTTGAACGGACTGCAACCCGCGATGAATACCGCGAACGTGCAGAGCGTACTTTCCGAAGCGGCGGTCTTGAAATTCATACTACACTGCACAAGGAAATTTACGATGTTCATCAGGAAATTGTAGCGGAGTATGAGCATTTTTACAGGGATAGAACGGTTGATGTACTCGATGAAGATGGCGACAAAGTTTCCGAGTATGACTCTATGCAGGAAACAGGCGCCACCCTCATTGAAAATGAAACTGGCCGTATTATCAGCTACGTTGGAGGACGGAACCCTGAACAGAGCTACAACCTGGCTTCCCAGGGAAGTATGTCCATCGGTTCCACGATGAAATCCTTCACATATGGTGCCATGATGGAGGAAGGTATGCTGCAGCCGGGCTTCATTACGCTCGATGCTCCATATTCTTACACCGCAGGTGATGAAGAACACACGATTACCAACTTTGATGAAGAGCGATTTGATGGTCTGATCACGATCAGACATGCGCTTCAGGCTTCCCTTAACACACCGGCGATCCGGGAATTCAGCCGGACTGAGTTTAACCAGTTGAAACCATATATTATGGACTTGAATATGATTACCGAGGACATTGATCTCTATCAGACTTTCCCGCTCGGCTATCATAATGTGAGTGTAGAGAACACTACGAATGCTTACGCGACACTGGCCAGAAAAGGAAAACATAAAGACAGCTATCTGATCGAGCGGATTGAAACATCAGATGGTGAAACGATTTACGAACACGAAACGGATGAAACGGAAGTCTTTTCAGAACAGACGTCCTACCTGGTTATTGATATGCTCCGAGATGTGATGGAACCGGGCGGTACAGCAAGCGGCCTGCCTAACAGACTCGACTTTTCCGCAGACCTTGCAGGGAAAACCGGTACTTCAAATGCAGCAAGAGACGCGTGGTATGTCGGAACCAGCCCGAACTTTTCGATGGGTGTCTGGTTCGGTTACCGTGAAAACCTGTCTCTCCCATATGAAGAAAACCAATACGAGGACATGGGCTACTCACCTAGAGTCCAGGAGCTGTGGGCCCGTCTGATGAACGCAGTATATGAAATCGAACCCGATCTTGTTAATGAATCCGCCACATTTGAGCAGCCGGGCGGCATTGTCAGACAGGAAATCTGCGGGATCTCCGGCCTTCTTCCTTCCGACCTCTGCCGGGAAGCAGGACTGGTCACAACGGACCTGTTTAACGTGGACATGGTACCGACAGAGAGAGACGACAGCCTGGAACGTACACAGTATGTAACAATTGATGGACGCAACTACAAAGCGCTCAGTTCAACACCTTCAGAATTCACACGTTCCGGTGTTTCTGTAAACGAAGAGTACTTTGACCTTGATGATGATCTTGATATTTCCGAATACCTGCCGGACGACTGGGATACCCTCGTACCGGACCGGGATGCGCCGGATAACGGCAGGACGCCCGGATCAATGTCCGGGGTCTCTTCTTCCGGAAGCAGCGTCACATGGAATAGCCATCCGGATGATGATATTGTAGGTTACCGTATTTACAGATCTTCATCTGAAAATGGCAGCTACAGCCGTGTGAGCAGTGTCCGGGCAAACGAATCCTTGTCCTACTCCGGTGCTGCCGGATTTTACAGAGTAACTGCTGTTGACGCAGCCGGCCGCGAGTCGAGCCAGAGCTCTCCTGTCAGTGCAGGAGGCGGCGGCTCTCCTGATGACGGAGACAGCGAAGATTCTTCTGACAGTGGAAATGACAACGGCGGAAGCGATGACGGAAACGGCAGTGACGATGGCGATTCCGATGACAGCGGCAACGGTAACGGTAACAGTAATGGCGATGACGATAATGACAATGGTAATGGTAATGGTAACGGTAACGGCGATGACGATGACGATAATGGTAACGGCAACGGCAATGGTAACGGCGATGACGATAATGGTAACGGCAATGACGATGATGATAATGGCAATGGTAACGGCAATGGCAACGGCGATGACGATAATGGCAATGGTAACGGCGATGACGATGATGATAACGGTAACGGCAATGGTAACGGCGATGACGATGATGATAATGGCAATGGTAACGGTAACGGCAATGGTAACGGCGATGACGATGATGATAATGGCAATGGTAATGACGGTAACGGTAATGGGGATTCCAATGACGGAAACCGTGAGGATGAGGAAGAAGAGTAA
- the tyrS gene encoding tyrosine--tRNA ligase gives MTLIEDLKFRGLLNQATDEDGLTDLLDKEKIALYCGFDPTGDSLHIGHLITVITLRRFQLAGHRPLPLVGGATGLIGDPSGKQAERTLNEQSVVEGYSQKIRSQLERFLDFDGENGAKLKNNYDWISEMSVIDFLRDVGKNFGLNYMLAKDSVESRIQSGISFTEFSYMILQSYDFYHLYKEENCKLQIGGSDQWGNITAGLEFIRKMYGQEEDEKAKAFGFTIPLVTKADGSKFGKTEGGAVWLDPEKTSPYEFYQFLLNTEDSDVIKFLKYFTFVSREDISALEKEVEERPHERAAQKRLAEELTAFVHDQDAVRQAQNISAALFGGGDLKSLSADEIRQGFKDVPSFTSEEGKGLIDLLVEGGVSPSKRQAREDIKNGAVYINGDRCQQMDKTMGPEDRIDGQFTIIRRGKKKNFLVHYEG, from the coding sequence ATGACATTAATTGAAGATCTCAAATTCCGCGGCCTGCTCAATCAGGCAACAGACGAAGACGGACTGACCGACCTGCTTGATAAAGAAAAGATTGCCCTTTACTGCGGATTTGATCCGACAGGTGACAGCCTCCATATCGGTCACTTGATTACAGTAATTACGCTTCGCCGTTTCCAGCTTGCCGGGCACCGACCTCTTCCTCTGGTAGGCGGGGCGACAGGGCTGATTGGAGATCCGAGCGGGAAACAAGCTGAACGAACGCTTAATGAACAGAGTGTCGTGGAAGGCTACAGCCAAAAAATCAGAAGCCAGCTCGAGCGATTTCTGGATTTTGACGGGGAGAACGGGGCGAAGCTGAAAAACAATTACGACTGGATCAGCGAAATGTCAGTGATTGATTTTCTCCGGGATGTAGGGAAAAACTTCGGTCTGAATTATATGCTGGCAAAAGATTCTGTTGAATCACGCATTCAGTCCGGCATCTCTTTTACAGAGTTCAGCTACATGATCCTTCAATCCTATGACTTCTACCATCTGTATAAGGAAGAAAACTGCAAGCTTCAGATTGGAGGCAGCGATCAGTGGGGTAACATTACGGCCGGCCTCGAGTTTATCCGCAAAATGTACGGACAGGAAGAAGACGAAAAGGCAAAAGCATTCGGTTTCACCATTCCTCTTGTAACAAAAGCAGACGGATCGAAGTTTGGTAAAACAGAAGGAGGGGCCGTCTGGCTTGATCCGGAAAAAACGTCGCCGTATGAATTTTACCAGTTTCTTCTCAATACCGAAGACAGTGATGTAATTAAGTTTCTCAAGTACTTTACATTCGTTTCCCGCGAGGACATTTCCGCTCTGGAAAAAGAAGTTGAAGAACGTCCGCACGAACGTGCTGCACAGAAACGTCTCGCAGAAGAACTCACTGCCTTTGTTCATGACCAGGACGCTGTCCGTCAGGCACAGAACATTTCTGCAGCTCTCTTCGGGGGCGGGGATCTGAAAAGCCTGTCCGCAGATGAAATCAGACAAGGTTTCAAGGATGTGCCATCCTTTACAAGCGAGGAAGGGAAAGGGCTCATTGATCTTCTCGTGGAAGGAGGCGTGTCACCATCGAAACGACAGGCCCGTGAAGATATTAAGAACGGTGCGGTTTACATCAATGGCGACCGCTGTCAGCAAATGGACAAGACGATGGGGCCGGAAGACCGCATTGATGGTCAGTTTACAATCATCCGCCGTGGAAAAAAGAAAAACTTCCTCGTTCATTACGAAGGGTAA
- a CDS encoding Zn-dependent hydrolase, whose amino-acid sequence MRVNIERVKQKFNKLASIGGTANGGVHRLALSDEDREARNLFVEWLKERELEVNIDDLGNIYGIKKGTDPSLPPLVLGSHLDTVPYGGRFDGTLGVLTGLEIIENLIDENQEHTQSVIVVNFTNEEGARFPKPMISSGVLANKYTTKDMHMLRDVTGKTIKDELDRIGYSGKRENRITKADKFFELHIEQGPALIEQGASAGIVEGIQGLSWHQVTFEGDADHAGPSPMAFRKDAGVGAVKAMYRLHEWVSSAGDETMITFGKIKTEPDVVNVIPGKAVFSVDIRHPDPNILQRRVEEMKQIVIETSLETRLTNCIEDLSYMPPVVFSSDLTEQLEEICLKESIPAVRMYSGAGHDAMYMNRIAETVMVFVPSLNGKSHNEAEESRWEDIESCMNLTAELVTLSLHSRERQK is encoded by the coding sequence ATGAGAGTAAATATTGAACGGGTAAAACAGAAGTTTAACAAACTAGCCTCGATTGGAGGAACGGCCAATGGAGGTGTTCATCGTCTTGCCCTATCAGATGAAGACCGGGAAGCAAGAAATCTGTTTGTGGAATGGTTGAAAGAGCGGGAACTGGAAGTGAACATTGATGATCTTGGGAATATTTACGGCATCAAAAAGGGTACCGATCCTTCCCTCCCCCCTCTTGTCCTCGGTTCCCATCTGGATACCGTTCCATATGGAGGCAGGTTTGACGGTACGCTCGGCGTCTTAACCGGGCTTGAAATTATTGAAAATCTGATAGATGAAAATCAGGAACATACCCAGTCTGTTATTGTCGTTAACTTTACTAATGAAGAAGGTGCAAGGTTCCCTAAGCCGATGATTTCAAGCGGCGTACTCGCGAATAAATACACAACGAAGGATATGCACATGCTTCGGGATGTAACCGGCAAAACAATAAAAGATGAACTGGACCGAATTGGATACAGCGGAAAACGTGAAAACAGAATCACCAAAGCAGATAAATTCTTTGAACTTCACATTGAACAGGGCCCTGCACTTATTGAACAGGGCGCCAGTGCAGGTATCGTAGAGGGTATTCAGGGGCTCTCCTGGCATCAGGTGACATTTGAAGGAGATGCGGACCACGCAGGACCTTCCCCTATGGCATTCAGGAAGGATGCAGGTGTGGGGGCTGTGAAAGCGATGTACCGTCTTCATGAATGGGTCAGCTCTGCAGGGGATGAGACAATGATTACGTTTGGAAAAATAAAAACCGAACCAGACGTGGTAAACGTTATACCCGGTAAAGCCGTTTTTTCAGTGGACATCAGGCACCCTGATCCGAACATCCTCCAACGCAGAGTTGAGGAAATGAAGCAGATTGTCATAGAAACGTCTCTGGAAACCAGGTTAACAAATTGTATTGAGGATCTATCCTACATGCCGCCCGTGGTATTCTCCTCCGACCTCACGGAGCAGCTGGAAGAAATATGCCTCAAAGAATCCATTCCAGCAGTAAGAATGTACAGCGGTGCTGGACATGACGCCATGTACATGAACCGAATCGCCGAGACTGTCATGGTCTTTGTTCCGAGCCTGAACGGTAAAAGTCATAATGAAGCAGAGGAATCCAGGTGGGAGGACATCGAATCCTGTATGAACCTGACAGCAGAACTTGTGACACTCTCCCTTCATTCACGAGAGCGTCAGAAGTAA
- a CDS encoding ArgE/DapE family deacylase encodes MKNTVHESLQAAVSKQIDLLWEDELAFLKKITSYRSTLGNEAALQNFMADYFQRVLGLEVDSFVPDIKSLSKHQAFSVPEWPYDGRPVVVGTALNGKVGNGKSLILQGHIDVVSAEPVASWDYPPFEGTIEGNRMYGRGVQDMKSGVAAFVFAYRAIMEAGIELDAPLTLQSVIEEECTGNGALAALEKGYTADAALIPEPFGQKVVKAQVGVIWTRITVKGVGAHTERAHQSVNAIEKSMVILNALKSYQSHVNSQPKHDDFKGHPHPLNVNIGKIHSGDWPSSVPSECVMEARVGFYPGQDPQDIKDQVKAWLLEKACEDDWLKEHPPEILFYGFHAEGVALDDTTSLFHELEKSHEAVSGKPLERTEITCTTDIRHYNLHYGIPATCYGPVGGNMHGINEWVDLDSLKEVTAVYADFILRWCGIRTGDERGHS; translated from the coding sequence ATGAAAAATACCGTTCATGAATCTTTACAGGCAGCTGTAAGTAAACAAATCGATTTGCTTTGGGAAGATGAGCTTGCGTTTTTGAAAAAAATCACAAGTTACAGGAGCACGCTGGGAAATGAAGCAGCCCTCCAGAACTTCATGGCAGATTATTTTCAGAGAGTACTCGGACTTGAAGTTGATTCTTTTGTTCCTGATATAAAATCCCTGTCAAAGCACCAGGCTTTTTCTGTGCCGGAGTGGCCGTATGACGGCAGACCAGTAGTTGTTGGAACAGCATTGAATGGAAAAGTCGGAAATGGAAAAAGCCTGATCCTGCAGGGGCATATCGATGTTGTAAGTGCAGAACCTGTGGCTTCATGGGACTATCCTCCATTCGAAGGGACGATTGAAGGCAACCGGATGTATGGCAGAGGTGTTCAGGATATGAAATCCGGGGTGGCGGCATTTGTTTTTGCCTACAGAGCAATCATGGAGGCTGGTATAGAATTAGATGCTCCCCTCACTCTTCAGTCCGTCATCGAAGAAGAATGTACGGGCAACGGTGCTCTGGCAGCTCTTGAGAAAGGCTATACAGCAGATGCCGCTCTTATTCCCGAGCCTTTCGGTCAGAAAGTCGTGAAGGCACAGGTAGGCGTGATCTGGACCAGAATTACGGTAAAAGGTGTAGGAGCACATACTGAACGGGCGCACCAGTCAGTAAATGCAATCGAAAAATCAATGGTTATACTGAATGCCCTGAAGTCCTACCAGTCTCATGTGAACAGCCAGCCAAAACACGATGACTTCAAGGGACACCCTCATCCTCTTAACGTCAATATTGGAAAGATCCATTCAGGTGACTGGCCGTCCAGTGTACCCTCAGAATGTGTCATGGAAGCCAGAGTAGGCTTCTATCCAGGGCAGGATCCACAGGACATTAAAGATCAGGTAAAGGCCTGGCTGCTTGAGAAAGCCTGTGAGGACGACTGGCTGAAAGAACACCCCCCTGAAATTTTGTTTTACGGATTCCATGCTGAAGGTGTAGCGCTCGATGATACAACATCGTTGTTCCACGAACTTGAAAAGTCTCATGAAGCAGTGTCAGGCAAACCTCTCGAAAGAACGGAAATCACCTGTACAACCGATATCCGTCACTATAACCTGCACTACGGAATTCCGGCAACCTGCTACGGTCCTGTCGGAGGTAATATGCACGGAATAAACGAGTGGGTTGATCTTGACAGCCTCAAGGAAGTAACAGCTGTTTACGCAGACTTTATTCTGCGCTGGTGCGGTATCAGAACAGGAGACGAAAGGGGACATTCTTAA
- a CDS encoding sodium:solute symporter family protein: MTQVIFYVVLALYVIAGGLISRYIKTKDDFYIMGERGSTLLIVGTLAATYLSAVTILGIAGQSYAEGPLVIAALGSFGAWLGTLIAVIYIGRKMKALGCKTMPDFFEKRFKNKTVSIIALIIMIVGLLGYGVIQLIGAGLVLSEVTGISFAWMIVLFTIALLVFCALGGMYGVVITDTLMLFTMLAISVLIAPLIMGQAGFAEMKALAETTPFYWTIGGAEQRPLGWSISQFLVWILFFACTPALVSRVFPARNDFVILKAAVIGVFLAPLMQVTVFLAAGGMQVLQPGIQDTDNVMVIGFLQEVPAALGGLGLAGLMASIMSTASTLFVLTGFALARDLYENIYGKKLSEKRSLTVGRYAQIFIAVLVCIIAIMRPSAIYWISIYAGAIFAVGWLPTVVGGLEWKRMNSKAAVGSMLVGSLTFILIDELARREFITLPVHIDSLMISFTLGVITLIVIGLLTKPTAHELDYYYKMKKTSLSHSTINSILSEENGLSKLKKQYRQTMWISLSFIGISAVIWGFFFVMLGL; encoded by the coding sequence ATGACACAGGTTATCTTTTACGTGGTACTGGCCCTTTACGTTATAGCCGGAGGTCTTATATCACGCTACATCAAAACCAAAGATGATTTTTACATTATGGGTGAACGAGGTTCCACACTACTCATAGTCGGAACGCTTGCCGCCACATACCTGAGTGCGGTGACTATACTCGGGATAGCAGGCCAGTCCTACGCCGAAGGGCCTCTTGTAATAGCAGCCCTTGGATCGTTTGGTGCCTGGCTTGGTACTCTCATCGCCGTTATTTATATAGGACGAAAGATGAAAGCACTCGGCTGTAAGACAATGCCTGACTTCTTTGAGAAACGTTTTAAAAATAAAACTGTCAGTATTATTGCCCTTATCATCATGATTGTGGGCCTTCTCGGTTACGGGGTCATCCAACTGATCGGTGCCGGTCTGGTGCTCAGTGAAGTGACCGGGATTTCATTTGCATGGATGATTGTGCTCTTTACGATTGCCCTTCTTGTTTTCTGTGCCTTAGGCGGCATGTACGGCGTGGTGATTACAGACACACTCATGCTCTTTACAATGCTGGCCATTTCAGTTCTGATCGCCCCTCTTATTATGGGACAGGCTGGCTTCGCTGAAATGAAGGCTCTTGCTGAAACTACACCATTTTACTGGACCATCGGCGGTGCAGAGCAGCGCCCTCTCGGCTGGTCCATCTCCCAGTTCCTTGTATGGATCCTGTTCTTTGCCTGTACACCAGCCCTTGTTTCACGTGTATTTCCGGCCAGGAACGATTTTGTTATTTTAAAGGCTGCTGTCATCGGGGTCTTTCTTGCTCCGCTTATGCAGGTCACCGTTTTCCTGGCTGCAGGCGGCATGCAGGTACTGCAACCTGGAATTCAGGATACGGATAACGTCATGGTTATCGGTTTTCTTCAGGAAGTTCCCGCTGCACTCGGAGGACTCGGACTTGCCGGTCTGATGGCCTCTATTATGTCAACAGCTTCCACCCTTTTTGTCTTGACCGGTTTTGCACTGGCCCGAGACTTGTATGAAAACATCTACGGCAAAAAACTCTCTGAAAAACGCAGTCTGACTGTCGGCCGGTATGCACAGATTTTTATTGCGGTTCTTGTATGTATCATTGCCATCATGCGTCCGAGCGCCATTTACTGGATCTCAATTTACGCAGGTGCCATTTTTGCTGTAGGCTGGCTTCCAACGGTTGTAGGAGGGCTCGAATGGAAGCGGATGAACAGCAAAGCAGCAGTAGGCAGTATGCTGGTCGGAAGCTTAACCTTCATTCTGATCGATGAACTGGCCAGACGGGAGTTCATCACACTTCCTGTTCATATTGATTCCCTTATGATCTCTTTTACTCTTGGAGTAATCACTTTAATCGTTATCGGCCTGTTGACCAAACCGACAGCACATGAGCTTGATTATTATTACAAAATGAAGAAAACAAGTTTGTCCCATTCAACCATCAACAGTATTCTTTCTGAAGAAAATGGACTGAGCAAGCTCAAAAAACAGTACCGGCAGACCATGTGGATTTCACTGTCCTTTATTGGCATTTCAGCAGTTATCTGGGGCTTTTTCTTCGTAATGCTCGGACTCTAA